In Juglans regia cultivar Chandler chromosome 13, Walnut 2.0, whole genome shotgun sequence, the following proteins share a genomic window:
- the LOC108993344 gene encoding protein EARLY-RESPONSIVE TO DEHYDRATION 7, chloroplastic-like, whose product MSASKPSQNTSQEVIFSNPEATSSSSLYPSIDVKELAENLFPAVDDDVSQASSHLLQPSEDVLVKVPGALVHLIEKDHSVELACGELEIVSLRQGDNVVAVLARVGDDIQWPLAKDEAAVKLDEAHYFFTLRVPPDGPVGSDGDDEDFACKECEMLNYGLTIASKGQEALLKELDRVLEMYSCFSVQKMGEIGSCEVLDGSVAREMSPRELESKENKELMGESSAAYWTTLAPNVEDYSGHVARLIAAGSGQLIRGILWCGDVTVDRLKWGNEFLMKRMEQRSNSEISPSVMKRIKRVKKLTKMSENMASGVLSGVVKVSGFFTSSIVNSKVGKKFFSLLPGEIVLASLDGFSKVFDAVELAGRNVMSTTSVVTTGLVSQRYGEQAAEATNEGLDAAGHAIGAAWAVFKIRKAINPKSVLKPTTLAKAAAAANSAELKAKYKK is encoded by the exons ATGTCAGCTTCGAAGCCCTCTCAGAACACAAGCCAGGAAGTCATTTTCTCTAACCCAGAAGCCACTTCCTCTTCGTCCCTATACCCTTCCATCGACGTGAAAGAACTCGCAGAGAACCTCTTCCCTGCTGTAGACGATGACGTTTCACAGGCCTCTTCACACTTGCTACAACCCTCGGAAGATGTTCTGGTCAAGGTCCCAGGCGCACTAGTGCACCTCATCGAGAAAGACCATAGCGTCGAGCTCGCTTGCGGTGAGCTCGAGATAGTTAGTCTTAGGCAAGGCGATAATGTCGTCGCCGTTCTTGCGCGTGTCGGAGATGATATTCAGTGGCCGTTGGCGAAGGACGAGGCTGCTGTCAAGCTCGATGAGGCCCATTACTTCTTTACCCTTCGGGTTCCGCCAGATGGGCCGGTGGGAAGTGATGGGGACGATGAAGATTTTGCTTGTAAAGAGTGTGAGATGTTGAATTACGGGTTAACGATTGCGTCGAAGGGACAAGAGGCTTTGTTGAAGGAGCTGGATCGGGTTTTGGAGATGTATAGCTGTTTTTCGGTACAGAAGATGGGAGAAATCGGGAGCTGTGAGGTATTGGATGGCTCGGTGGCGAGGGAGATGTCTCCTCGGGAGTTGGAGTCGAAGGAGAATAAGGAATTGATGGGTGAGAGCTCGGCCGCGTACTGGACAACATTGGCACCGAACGTCGAGGACTATAGTGGGCACGTGGCGAGGCTGATTGCCGCAGGGTCGGGGCAGCTGATCAGAGGGATCTTGTGGTGCGGTGATGTGACGGTGGACAGGCTGAAATGGGGAAACGAGTTCTTGATGAAGAGGATGGAACAGAGATCCAATTCGGAGATTAGTCCATCAGTAATGAAGAGGATAAAAAG GGTTAAAAAGTTGACAAAGATGTCAGAGAATATGGCTTCTGGAGTCCTTTCTGGGGTTGTTAAAGTGTCCGGATTCTTTACAAGCTCGATAGTGAACTCTAAAGTGGGCAAGAAATTTTTCAGCCTCCTCCCTGGAGAGATTGTCCTTGCTTCTTTGGATGGATTTA GCAAGGTCTTTGATGCTGTTGAACTTGCTGGAAGGAATGTCATGTCAACTACTTCAGTGGTGACTACTGGGCTTGTTTCACAGAG GTATGGAGAACAAGCAGCAGAAGCGACAAATGAGGGGCTTGATGCAGCAGGACATGCTATCGGTGCCGCTTGGGCTGTGTTCAAGATTAGAAAGGCTATCAACCCCAAGAGCGTACTCAAACCCACAACGCTTGCAAAAGCTGCTGCTGCAGCGAATTCTGCTGAACTGAAGgctaaatataaaaagtaa
- the LOC108993343 gene encoding amino acid permease 3-like → MLPRSRTLPSRIHHGAVEERHDIKHYLQVEVQPKTLGTEAEVINPQSNYSKCFDDDGRLKRTGTFWTATAHIITAVIGSGVLSLAWAIGQLGWVAGPVVMILFALVNVYTSGLLAQCYRSGDQVTGHRNYTYMDAVKANLGGKKVMLCGLIQYINLFGIAIGYTIAASVSMMAIKRSNCFHKSGGKDPCHMSSNGYMITFGIIEVIFSQIPDFDQVWWLSIVAAIMSFTYSSVGLGLGIGKVAENGSFKGSLLGISIGTVTHAGTVTATQKMWRSLQALGAIAFAYSFSIILIEIQDTIRSPPAEHKTMKKATLFSIAVTTVFYMLCGAMGYAAFGDEAPGNLLTGFGFYNPYWLLDIANVAIVVHLVGAYQVFCQPLFAFIEKWSKRKWATSTFITAEYDIPIPFFGIYQLNFFRLIWRTIFVILTTLISMLMPFFNDVVGILGAFGFWPLTVFFPIEMYISQKKIARWTSRWIGLQMISMTCLCISIAAAVGSFAGVVLDLKTYKPFKTSY, encoded by the exons ATGTTACCAAGGAGTCGTACACTTCCATCCAGGATCCATCATGGCGCC GTAGAAGAGAGGCATGACATCAAGCACTACCTGCAAGTGGAAGTCCAACCTAAAACCCTGGGTACCGAGGCTGAAGTCATAAACCCTCAGTCCAACTACTCCAAGTGCTTTGATGATGATGGCCGCTTGAAGAGAACAG GGACTTTTTGGACTGCAACTGCACACATTATTACTGCGGTCATTGGTTCTGGAGTGCTGTCATTGGCATGGGCCATAGGGCAGCTTGGTTGGGTTGCAGGACCTGTCGTCATGATCCTCTTTGCCCTTGTTAATGTCTATACCTCGGGCCTTCTCGCACAGTGCTATAGGTCCGGTGACCAAGTTACCGGACACAGAAATTACACCTATATGGATGCTGTCAAGGCTAACTTGG GGGGAAAAAAGGTCATGTTATGCGGGTTGATTCAGTATATAAATCTATTTGGCATTGCGATAGGGTACACAATTGCAGCATCAGTCAGCATGAT GGCAATAAAGAGATCAAACTGTTTCCATAAAAGTGGTGGGAAAGATCCGTGTCACATGTCCAGCAATGGGTACATGATAACATTTGGAATCATAGAGGTGATATTCTCTCAAATTCCGGACTTTGATCAAGTGTGGTGGCTCTCTATAGTCGCAGCAATTATGTCATTCACATACTCCAGTGTTGGTCTTGGTCTTGGCATAGGCAAAGTAGCAG AAAATGGGAGTTTCAAAGGAAGCCTACTGGGTATTAGTATAGGGACAGTAACACATGCCGGAACAGTCACTGCTACACAGAAGATGTGGAGGAGTTTGCAAGCTCTTGGAGCTATTGCCTTCGCATATTCTTTTTCCATCATCCTCATTGAAATCCAG GACACAATAAGATCTCCTCCTGCAGAACACAAGACCATGAAGAAAGCTACTTTGTTCAGCATCGCTGTAACAACAGTGTTCTATATGCTTTGTGGAGCCATGGGATATGCAGCCTTTGGTGATGAAGCTCCCGGAAATCTTTTAACTGGATTTGGATTCTACAACCCCTACTGGCTACTAGATATAGCAAATGTAGCCATTGTTGTCCACCTCGTTGGTGCATATCAG GTCTTTTGCCAGCCCTTGTTTGCATTCATAGAAAAATGGAGTAAGCGGAAGTGGGCCACGAGTACTTTTATAACAGCCGAATATGACATCCCTATCCCCTTCTTTGGTATTTATCAGCTTAACTTCTTCCGTCTAATATGGAGGACAATCTTTGTTATTTTGACAACCCTCATCTCCATGCTCATGCCTTTCTTCAACGATGTTGTTGGGATACTTGGGGCCTTTGGATTCTGGCCATTGACagttttctttcccattgaGATGTACATTTCTCAAAAGAAGATTGCACGTTGGACAAGCAGGTGGATAGGGCTTCAGATGATAAGTATGACATGCCTCTGCATTTCTATAGCCGCTGCAGTCGGCTCCTTTGCTGGAGTTGTTCTGGATCTCAAGACTTATAAGCCATTTAAAACTAGTTATTAA